From the Scylla paramamosain isolate STU-SP2022 chromosome 15, ASM3559412v1, whole genome shotgun sequence genome, one window contains:
- the LOC135107657 gene encoding uncharacterized protein LOC135107657, with translation MLCPRLPCLQQVVEAAVKIDGWNRRAKGIPQYIGRLIHAVDYLRWSENEGAKYYASTQITRQHSKESRREGNENEEQTNESEDDDEKSDCEEKLTKEKKEVMKKDVLRLLLLGADLKHVLCTLHSTPDLCPQVLEFTLVEASPHILARDLLLLYLLLPAEAPEQPTQLHAHAEKVVLVMYSLALDMEAHALLCNTLHNLLNMTHAAFMHETRGQVRVEAGSFPLVQAVWQGWMSLANDPAAMHKLEKSRAHKISSAGVREVLARYVRSCPREHQRSLSDWLKRGSLRRGRGSRGGDFPNVTLTCFSPRRRDPRHPPLDVAPRGSEEAEWASTAGPDDHMVYAPHGIDMVFQDWDFSAVAAGGGGSGSLLDMYRAYLTRVLVAAARSLKQPGRVQLTFLRVEVRALAADPRVLRGGFDRIATGVHADLLGTPFVLQHFGGLLRSDNPYARLLTHHRVWSLCLDWHSDQQAREACSRSLRSGRPPDPLLLLAGRWATFRHFLQAELLHHLHLLEGRPMTPESVPLFGAVSRAYGLQLSDYSRLLNHVVPFRFTADRRAVSMVDSRLHTLEWHRASRATRSPLPTKAAAPQKQTAAQKHVALKKQAQRDATPKKTSLSQKDATSRKISGSQKTAVPLKLPPPPSASPPRGNDSSAHNLHTLTTVTQSAPGPVLRNRSVSPESRTSSTSPRLAQDGSAGPRTNGRPRPRSMDESPFSSSPPSPELDQTLIRPRPAFSSIRPYSEIPEGISRRVRQALLGHAGKGDRPPAKSAPASPQLARRLRPVRERASIFERGVATRATYPEARRTVIPMAASTPVRKLVSMFSRAFVKDRDKERDGTLGSQSRAPRSHSLHEGRTEALTKSFTNSLRFPRKEASGSAGDTSTFPRRARPHSVAVSKFSYLESEAKDKSLGSQYFRQEATASPIRSLVSGLNTIGVSPAAPAAAAAATTPTLPLRETITVRREDLRLVNLRPGSPSPPSPVVPCLHSTDWPPTTLAPACSSPRLQWQQGSKGAKDIPSEPKYEAPPLHGSRSPRSPRSPRLAVWPPPNKPTTSDHSGTLPHSRSRSHSPASPHIPIARYTPTPPKNPVPPNTPDIPRIPASHRPSQLPLIPTFTPPNPPPQDTLHANSAATPGTSLFPVDDGASSGKGRDDDKYRLESIFSPRSSPRREWSGAEREMAATSALCTVEVHQPQEGGEAMEEQENNRRENDEDQEKETEKEDELVLEEEEKDEEKKEQDKIEKGDSGEEDVAKREPQTNEYNGENEEMEIGEDIVPDDDDDDDDDDDDDDDDDDDDDSKRKCESLGEEEEKEEETQNTEMIIEEQEDKERESDHEETKGEEEETIRNTGMTDEEQETNDQERSEKRDEDEDEDQENEDEDEDEEQKKEEETNSDQDKIDIREEEKEEEKENEEEMEHKEEENEEEEEEQNEEEDVMILREKEEKIIQEKGEMEERKEKKKITFENIDIPEWEQMEKEEGEGTDEEEVNEENKEDEEEKGEEGDASMSVSLTEADMEVLELLAKPERRGFCPIREESVAPSGKVWPRAGGSQPEPQPEAAVPEAEARTTSVCEMVEHFSQRIQEQQTSTRSHARPASWHVDFTQASFRAGLLGAASQGGTNGVTGKGNNTSSSSPPSSRDESTRKPNLDECNPPRLLGGEKGQRSRSVSLTPPPVPPRPPRPARPMSIGSWIQQDYERVSPFQDVNQSSSPAPLHADRPCMKDAIFDLSDDEEPVYALDQGRKDLGQDGPRQEFIEKLERLESSRVVEDTGDTERFFTGELEGVVSYSVHVDTLPLSTQEAATQIRASDRERGTTRDRPPSPIPTLGVAGLRPSRMGGLDKMSFRELVKTSLAEEDARRPLSPGIVVEHSQSVGAALQANLSDQGSIEEALDALSFLADQPDEEIDNQTRTSFTRRWRLPSLHSSSDLEDEQEPEPHLWFSPQESQRNSFRLWGSLTRQGKVTVSRDGEAEGGNNEGKTQDGEASDAAGRVSESPVQHRVARSTAPTIISMTPKLRGSGSPAMGGRRERTPPPELLPRRRQPSPRDSAGDPLSVSLLKLLAPLGDSPPKEQTDEHPDNTPSTSSPPQTEPAAILRQGRPLTGVLKTSRDPSREARRSLRVSWGDLPEDFDDHEDYSTETSAVPPTVEERGYRVTPL, from the exons ATGCTGTGTCCGCGCCTTCCATGCCTCCAACAGGTGGTAGAGGCCGCCGTGAAGATTGACGGGTGGAACAGGCGCGCCAAGGGAATCCCACAATACATCGGACGCCTCATCCACGCCGTCGACTACCTCAG GTGGAGCGAGAATGAGGGAGCAAAGTATTACGCCTCAACGCAGATCACGCGGCAGCACAGCAAG GAGAGCAGAAGAGAAGGCAATGAGAATGAGGAGCAGACAAACGAGAGTGAAGATGACGACGAAAAAAGTGACTGCGAGGAAAAACtgacaaaggagaagaaagaggtgatgaAGAAAGATGTCCTGCGTCTTCTCCTGCTTGGGGCTGACCTGAAGCACGTGCTGTGCACCCTGCACTCCACTCCTGACCTCTgtccccag gtcCTGGAGTTCACGTTGGTGGAGGCCAGCCCTCACATCCTGGCGAgggacctgctgctgctgtacctGCTTCTGCCTGCTGAGGCCCCAGAGCAACCCACGCAGCTGCACGCCCACGCTGAGAAG gtggtgctggtgatgtaCTCCCTGGCGCTGGACATGGAGGCCCACGCTCTGCTCTGCAACACGCTGCACAACCTCCTCAACATGACTCACGCGGCCTTCATGCACGAGACGCGAGGGCAG GTTCGGGTGGAGGCGGGCAGCTTTCCCCTGGTGCAGGCGGTGTGGCAGGGCTGGATGAGTCTGGCCAATGACCCCGCGGCCATGCATAAACTGGAGAAGAGCCGCGCCCACAAGATATCCTCGGCGGGCGTACGTGAAGTCCTGGCCCGTTACGTGCGCTCATGCCCGCGGGAGCACCAGCGGTCCCTCTCAGACTGGCTGAAGCGAGGCTCCCTGCGGCGGGGACGTGGCAGCAGAGGTGGCGACTTCCCCAATGTGACACTCACGTGCTTCAGCCCGCGGCGTCGTGACCCGCGCCACCCGCCGCTGGACGTAGCACCCCGTGGCTCCGAGGAGGCTGAGTGGGCCAGCACGGCGGGCCCGGATGACCACATGGTGTATGCCCCGCACGGCATTGACATGGTTTTTCAAGACTGGGATTTCTCGGCGGTTGCTGCTGGTGGGGGCGGTAGCGGGAGCTTACTGGACATGTACCGGGCTTACCTCACGCGAGTGTTGGTAGCTGCCGCCCGCAGCCTGAAACAACCTGGCCGCGTGCAGCTCACTTTTTTGCGGGTGGAGGTGCGCGCCCTGGCCGCCGACCCCCGGGTGCTGCGTGGCGGTTTTGACAGGATAGCCACGGGCGTGCACGCAGATCTTCTGGGCACGCCCTTTGTGCTGCAGCACTTCGGCGGCCTGCTGCGTTCAGACAACCCATACGCCCGGCTGCTCACACACCACCGCGTGTGGTCGCTCTGTTTAGACTGGCACAGCGATCAGCAGGCCCGGGAAGCGTGTTCCAGGAGCCTGCGGAGTGGTCGCCCCCCAGAcccgctgctgttgctggcgGGCCGCTGGGCCACATTTCGCCACTTCCTGCAGGCGGAACTGCTGCATCACTTACACCTTCTGGAAGGCCGTCCTATGACTCCCGAAAGTGTGCCGCTGTTCGGCGCCGTGAGCCGCGCCTACGGTCTACAGCTGAGTGATTACAGCCGCCTTCTGAACCACGTGGTGCCATTCAGGTTCACGGCAGATCGGCGAGCCGTCAGCATGGTGGACTCTCGCCTCCACACCCTGGAGTGGCACCGCGCCTCCCGTGCTACTCGCTCCCCACTGCCCACAAAGGCCGCAGCTCCACAGAAGCAAACAGCGGCGCAAAAGCACGTCGCGCTCAAAAAGCAAGCCCAAAGAGATGCCACACCCAAGAAGACATCACTGTCCCAAAAGGACGCCACGTCTCGAAAGATATCCGGGTCTCAAAAGACTGCTGTGCCCCTAAagctcccaccaccaccctcagccAGCCCGCCTCGCGGCAATGACTCATCGGCACACAACCTCCACACCCTCACCACCGTGACCCAGAGTGCTCCCGGGCCCGTCTTGCGGAACAGAAGTGTATCCCCGGAGTCACGGACGTCCTCCACCTCGCCCCGCCTTGCCCAGGACGGATCCGCTGGGCCCCGCACCAATGGGCGACCTCGACCACGAAGCATGGACGAATCTCCCTTCAGCAGTTCACCGCCAAGCCCTGAATTAGACCAAACTCTTATCCGTCCTCGGCCCGCATTCTCGTCCATCCGTCCCTACAGCGAGATCCCGGAGGGCATCAGCCGCCGCGTGCGGCAAGCATTGCTGGGTCACGCCGGCAAGGGGGACCGACCACCGGCTAAGAGTGCCCCAGCCTCGCCCCAGCTTGCCCGCCGTCTGCGGCCTGTAAGGGAGAGAGCAAGCATCTTTGAACGAGGAGTCGCTACCCGCGCCACCTACCCCGAGGCGCGCCGCACGGTCATCCCGATGGCGGCCAGCACGCCCGTTAGAAAGCTCGTCTCTATGTTTTCTCGTGCCTTCGTCAAGGATCGTGACAAGGAGCGGGATGGAACTTTGGGATCACAGAGCCGCGCTCCGCGGAGCCACAGCCTCCACGAAGGCCGCACCGAGGCGCTTACCAAAAGCTTCACTAACTCTCTTAGGTTTCCCCGCAAGGAGGCCTCGGGGAGTGCTGGAGACACCAGCACCTTCCCACGACGAGCGCGGCCCCACTCAGTGGCCGTCAGTAAGTTCTCGTACCTAGAGAGCGAAGCCAAAGACAAGTCCCTGGGCAGCCAGTACTTCCGGCAGGAGGCAACAGCCTCGCCCATCAGAAGTCTGGTTTCTGGCTTGAACACCATAGGAGTGAGTCCTGCTGCCCCTGCGGCCGCCGCCGCAGCAACCACCCCAACATTGCCACTGCGCGAGACCATCACGGTGCGCCGCGAGGACCTGCGACTTGTAAACCTGCGGCCAGGAAGCCCTTCGCCACCCTCCCCTGTGGTGCCCTGCCTGCACTCCACCGACTGGCCCCCGACCACCCTCGCACCGGCGTGTTCCTCCCCCCGTCTTCAATGGCAGCAGGGAAGCAAGGGAGCCAAGGATATCCCAAGCGAGCCCAAGTACGAGGCTCCTCCCCTTCACGGCTCTCGCTCGCCTCGTAGTCCCCGCTCACCGCGCCTTGCTGTGTGGCCTCCTCCTAACAAACCCACCACCTCTGACCACTCAGGCACCCTGCCCCACTCCCGTTCTCGCTCCCACTCCCCAGCCTCGCCTCACATCCCAATCGCGCGCTACACACCAACTCCTCCGAAAAATCCGGTCCCTCCAAACACACCCGACATCCCTCGCATCCCGGCCTCTCACCGCCCCTCACAGCTGCCCCTCATCCCGACCTTCACGCCTCCTAACCCTCCGCCGCAAGACACACTCCACGCAAACTCAGCTGCAACTCCGGGCACTTCCCTCTTCCCTGTTGATGACGGTGCCTCGTCTGGAAAGGGGAGGGACGACGACAAGTACCGGTTGGAAAGTATATTCTCGCCTCGAAGTTCCCCCAGGAGAGAGTGGAGTGGAGCGGAGAGGGAGATGGCAGCCACTAGCGCCCTGTGTACTGTGGAAGTCCATCAGCCACAAGAGGGCGGAGAAGcgatggaggagcaggagaacaataggagagagaatgatgaggatcaggagaaggaaacggaaaaggaggatgagctggtgttggaggaggaagaaaaggatgaggagaaaaaagaacaagataaaatagaaaagggagattCTGGGGAGGAAGACGTAGCAAAAAGAGAACCCCAAACAAATGAATACAacggagagaatgaagagatggAAATTGGAGAAGATATTGtgcctgatgatgatgatgatgatgatgatgatgatgatgatgatgatgatgatgatgatgatgatgatagtaaacGCAAGTGTGAGTCactcggggaggaggaggagaaggaagaggagacacaaaacacagaaatgataattgaagaacaggaggataaggaaagagaaagtgatcATGAGGAgacgaaaggggaagaggaggagacaataaGGAACACAGGAATGACAGATGAAGAACAGGAGACTAACGATCAAGAGAGAAGCGAAAAGAGGgacgaggatgaagatgaggaccaggagaatgaggacgaggatgaagacgaggaacaaaagaaagaggaagagacgaacAGTGATCAAGACAAAATAGATAtacgagaggaggaaaaagaggaggagaaggagaatgaggaggagatggagcataaggaagaggagaatgaagaggaggaagaggagcagaatgaagaggaagatgtaatgatattgagggaaaaggaagaaaaaataatacaagaaaagggagaaatggaagaaagaaaagagaaaaagaaaatcacatttGAAAATATTGATATACCAGAGTGGGAacagatggaaaaggaggaaggagaaggtacagatgaggaagaggtgaacgaagaaaataaggaggatgaggaggaaaagggggaggaaggtgaCGCATCCATGTCTGTGTCCCTGACAGAGGCGGACATGGAGGTGTTGGAGCTGCTGGCTAAACCTGAGCGTCGAGGCTTCTGTCCGATACGGGAGGAGAGTGTGGCGCCAAGCGGCAAGGTGTGGCCGCGTGCAGGCGGTAGTCAGCCCGAGCCTCAGCCTGAAGCAGCGGTCCCCGAGGCTGAAGCACGCACCACCTCCGTCTGTGAGATGGTGGAGCACTTTTCTCAGCGCATCCAGGAGCAGCAGACCAGCACCCGGAGCCATGCCAGGCCCGCCTCCTGGCATGTTGACTTCACCCAGGCATCCTTCAGGGCAGGTTTGCTTGGGGCTGCCTCACAGGGAGGCACTAACGGCGTCACGGGGAAAGGAAATAACACCAGTTCGTCATCTCCGCCTTCCAGCCGGGATGAGAGCACGAGGAAGCCCAATCTGGATGAATGTAATCCACCGCGGCTTCTTGGTGGGGAGAAGGGACAGCGCAGCCGCAGTGTTTCACTAACTCCTCCACCTGTACCACCACGACCTCCTCGACCTGCGCGCCCCATGTCTATCGGCTCCTGGATACAGCAAGATTATGAGCGGGTGTCACCATTCCAGGATGTCAACCAATCCAGCAGCCCAGCCCCGCTCCACGCTGACAGACCTTGCATGAAGGACGCTATCTTCGATCTTTCCGACGACGAGGAGCCAGTGTACGCTCTGGACCAAGGGAGGAAAGACCTGGGGCAAGATGGACCTAGGCAAGAGTTTATTGAAAAACTGGAGCGACTTGAGAGTAGCCGCGTCGTGGAGGACACCGGCGACACCGAGAGGTTCTTTACCGGGGAACTGGAAGGTGTGGTGTCTTACTCGGTGCACGTTGACACTCTGCCGCTGTCCACGCAGGAGGCAGCAACACAAATACGAGCTTCAGACCGGGAGCGAGGCACCACGAGGGACAGGCCTCCCAGCCCTATCCCAACATTAGGAGTCGCGGGTCTGAGGCCCAGCAGGATGGGCGGTCTGGACAAGATGTCCTTCAGGGAACTAGTAAAGACGAGCCTCGCCGAAGAGGACGCCCGCCGCCCATTGTCTCCAGGGATCGTGGTGGAACACAGCCAGTCCGTGGGAGCGGCGCTCCAAGCCAACCTATCAGACCAAGGCTCAATTGAGGAGGCACTCGATGCCTTGTCTTTCTTGGCTGACCAGCCCGACGAGGAAATCGATAACCAAACCAGAACGTCTTTCACTAGGCGATGGCGGCTGCCCAGCCTTCACTCCTCTTCGGACCTAGAAGACGAACAAGAACCCGAACCTCACCTCTGGTTTAGTCCACAAGAGTCCCAGAGGAATTCCTTCAGGCTGTGGGGCAGCCTCACGCGACAGGGCAAGGTGACAGTGAGTCGGGACGGCGAGGCAGAAGGAGGAAACAATGAGGGCAAAACCCAAGATGGAGAGGCCAGTGACGCCGCCGGTCGTGTTTCCGAGAGTCCGGTGCAGCACCGAGTGGCAAGGAGCACCGCCCCCACCATTATATCGATGACGCCCAAACTGAGAGGATCAGGTTCCCCCGCCATGGGAGGGAGGCGGGAGAGGACACCGCCGCCTGAGCTCCTGCCCAGAAGGAGACAACCCTCGCCCCGTGACTCAGCTGGAGACCCGCTCTCTGTGTCGCTGCTCAAGCTACTGGCACCTTTGGGAGACTCTCCACCTAAGGAGCAGACCGACGAGCATCCTGACAACACGCCATCCACCAGCTCGCCGCCGCAGACTGAACCTGCAGCAATACTGCGGCAGGGGCGGCCCCTCACTGGCGTGCTGAAGACTAGCCGCGATCCCAGCAGGGAGGCGCGGCGCAGTCTGCGGGTGTCCTGGGGAGATTTACCGGAGGACTTTGACGATCACGAAGACTATTCCACGGAAACTTCCGCGGTTCCTCCCACCGTGGAGGAGCGTGGCTACCGCGTCACGCCGCTGTGA